GTTGGTGCCGCTGCCGCCGGTGCCCTGGTTTGCATCCTCGTTGAGGGCCGCCACCTGCATCGCGCGGCCTTCGGCCCAGGTCTGGATGGTCTTGAGGCTGGCCTTGTGATCGTTGATGAGGCGGTTGGCGAACTCGCGCACGCGCGGCTGCTGGCTGTGCGCCAGCGCGAGCTGCCCGAGCTGGATCTGATCGCGCTCGAAGCGGGTGACGCGGTCGAGGTAGTCCATCTTCTTCTCGACCGCCTTCTGCATCTTCTGGTGCTCCCCGCCGGCACGGGCTGCCGAGCCAAAGAGAAGTCCCACCGCCATCAGCGCCAGCCCCACAGCCTTGAAGTTCTTCATGGCACATCCTCCTTGGGTCGAGCCCAAAGGAAGGTGGCGTGGGAGGGGCCGCTTCGCAGCAGGCGCCCGGGCTACCCGCCGCCCGTGCTCCCGGGTCCAGACTCCCCCCGAGAGGGAAACCCCGGAGGCGCTCAGCGAAGCTCCGGAAAGCGGCCCGGGTCGGCCTCGCGGTTGAGCTGCCGGGAGGCGCTGGCGGCGGCGCGGCCGAGGATGCCCGTGTAGGTGGGGAACGAGAGGGGCACGAGCGCGAGCGCGTCCACCCGCATGCCCGCGGCCATGGCGATGGCCGCCGTCTGCACGATGTCCACCGCCCGCTCGCCCACCACGTGGCAGCCCAGGAGGGTGCGCATGCTGCGGTCCACGACGAGCTTGCAGAAGCCCGTGGTGCGCCCGTCGATGAGCGTGCGCGTCGTCGAGTCGAAGGGCACCCGCGCCACCACCACGTCGCGCGTCGCGCGCGCCTTCGCCTCGGTGAGGCCCACCTGGGCGTACTCGGGATCGGTGAAGCTGCCGATGGGGGACACGCCGTAGTCGCACTGCAGCGTGGGCCCGCGCACCGCGTTGGTCGCCGCCACGAAGCCATCCTGCAGCGCCTGGGGCACCAGCATGAGGCGCCCCGTCACGTCTCCGGCCGCGAAGACGTGCGGCGCCGAGGTGCGCAGGTGCGCGTCCACCTGCACGAAGCCGCGGGGGTTGGTCTCCACGCCTGCGGCCTCGAGCGCGAGCCCGCCCGTCTCCGCCACCCAGCCCACCGCCACCACCGCGAGCGCGGCCTCGGCGCTGCCGCGCGCTCCGTCCTTCGTGAAGTGCATCCGCACGCCCTGCGGGGTCTTCTCGAAGG
This genomic interval from Aggregicoccus sp. 17bor-14 contains the following:
- a CDS encoding DUF4142 domain-containing protein encodes the protein MKNFKAVGLALMAVGLLFGSAARAGGEHQKMQKAVEKKMDYLDRVTRFERDQIQLGQLALAHSQQPRVREFANRLINDHKASLKTIQTWAEGRAMQVAALNEDANQGTGGSGTNSGAAMGTIAQTSAKGAQANNEYSKKTEQQRQTLGALPPEKFDKEFLSAVVKSQEEGKKLLKQGGDEFEADHTLASVLAKGQPTIDAHIAQAKSLKDML